A genomic segment from Roseibium algicola encodes:
- a CDS encoding DNA polymerase IV yields the protein MSQPVPPLRALCRDCGARLAPSAARCTRCGSPRLVKHPELDTLAIAHIDCDAFYASIEKRDNPELQDQPVIVGGGQRGVVSTCCYIARIYGVRSAMPMFKALEACPQAIVIKPDMAKYASVGKEIRERMRALTPLVEPLSIDEAFLDLTGTERLHKKSPAETLAGFIRDMEADIGISASVGLAPNKFLAKLASDLEKPRGFSVIGAAEAEDVLAAMPVGRIWGVGKVFQQKLERDGIRTIGQLQEMEATDLARRYGTIGLRLARLSHGDDSREVTPERGAKSVSAETTFFTDISSFDTLRPILRNLAEKVSARLKKAELSGRGVTLKLKTADFKTITRARHFSDPTQLADKIYAAGENLLQIEADGRRFRLIGIGVSDLENADRADPRDLLDQSAERRKNAELAVDRLRDKFGTSAVELGLTHAARAAKEAKKQGDK from the coding sequence GTGTCCCAACCCGTTCCGCCCTTACGTGCCCTTTGCCGAGACTGCGGTGCACGCCTCGCCCCGTCGGCAGCCAGGTGTACCCGCTGCGGCAGCCCGAGGCTGGTCAAGCATCCGGAACTCGACACGCTGGCCATTGCCCACATTGATTGCGACGCCTTTTATGCTTCTATCGAAAAACGCGACAATCCGGAGCTGCAGGACCAGCCGGTAATCGTTGGCGGAGGTCAGCGCGGTGTGGTTTCCACATGCTGCTACATCGCCCGCATCTACGGTGTGCGGTCCGCAATGCCCATGTTCAAGGCGCTTGAGGCTTGCCCGCAAGCGATCGTGATCAAGCCTGACATGGCCAAATACGCGAGCGTCGGCAAGGAGATACGTGAACGCATGCGTGCGCTCACACCCCTGGTGGAGCCTTTGTCCATCGACGAAGCCTTTCTTGATCTGACGGGCACCGAACGCCTTCACAAGAAGTCTCCGGCGGAAACACTCGCCGGCTTCATACGCGACATGGAAGCCGATATCGGCATATCGGCGTCTGTCGGCCTTGCCCCCAACAAGTTTCTGGCAAAACTTGCGTCCGATCTCGAAAAGCCGCGTGGTTTCTCCGTCATCGGCGCAGCGGAAGCCGAAGACGTGCTGGCGGCCATGCCTGTGGGCCGCATCTGGGGTGTCGGCAAGGTGTTCCAGCAGAAACTGGAGAGGGACGGCATTCGGACAATCGGACAGCTGCAGGAAATGGAAGCGACGGATCTCGCTCGCCGATACGGCACCATCGGCCTGCGTCTGGCGCGTCTTTCGCATGGAGACGACAGCCGTGAAGTCACTCCTGAACGGGGTGCAAAAAGCGTTTCTGCGGAAACCACCTTCTTCACCGACATCTCGAGTTTCGATACCCTGCGCCCCATTCTCAGAAACCTGGCCGAGAAAGTGTCTGCGAGGCTCAAGAAGGCGGAACTCTCAGGGCGCGGTGTGACTTTGAAACTGAAAACCGCCGACTTCAAGACGATCACCCGCGCCAGGCATTTTTCCGATCCGACCCAATTGGCCGACAAGATCTACGCGGCGGGTGAAAATCTTCTTCAGATCGAAGCCGATGGCCGCCGTTTCCGGCTTATCGGCATAGGCGTCAGCGATCTGGAAAATGCGGACCGCGCCGATCCGAGAGACCTGCTCGACCAGTCAGCCGAACGACGGAAGAATGCGGAACTTGCCGTGGATCGGCTTCGGGACAAGTTCGGAACGTCAGCTGTCGAACTCGGCCTCACGCACGCAGCGCGCGCGGCGAAGGAAGCCAAGAAGCAGGGTGACAAGTAG
- a CDS encoding cell envelope integrity EipB family protein yields MQCVPKSVSSTVGAIVLATAAFAVSGATDADASGTVGFKLVPHRAVYDMNLGDSEEQAGIAGLNGRMVYDFSGSACEGYSVNFRFVTEFQNTDGGSQITDLQTTSFEEPRAESYQFLSKTFVDQKLVEATRGTARSGKKARTVELKEPSEKSLEIGREVLFPTEHLLTIMKSAEAGVHFVAADIYDGAETGEKVYATTTVIGAKAVNDAKTDADHVDAPLSGKGYWPVTVAYFDPSAEDASGELLPVYQLSFWLYENGISGHLKLDYGDFTIQGKMASLELYDETECPQQ; encoded by the coding sequence ATGCAATGCGTTCCGAAGTCCGTGTCCTCGACCGTTGGTGCGATCGTTTTGGCCACCGCAGCTTTTGCGGTGTCTGGCGCGACCGACGCCGATGCGAGCGGCACTGTCGGCTTTAAACTCGTGCCCCATCGCGCCGTTTACGACATGAACCTGGGAGACAGCGAGGAGCAAGCCGGGATCGCGGGCCTCAACGGACGCATGGTCTACGATTTCTCCGGAAGCGCCTGCGAGGGCTACAGCGTAAACTTCCGCTTTGTCACCGAGTTCCAGAATACCGACGGTGGTTCACAGATCACTGATCTGCAGACGACTTCCTTCGAAGAGCCACGCGCCGAGAGCTACCAGTTCCTCTCCAAGACCTTTGTCGATCAGAAACTGGTCGAAGCGACCCGTGGAACGGCACGGAGCGGAAAGAAAGCACGCACTGTCGAACTGAAGGAACCTTCGGAAAAATCGCTGGAGATTGGCCGGGAAGTGCTGTTTCCGACGGAGCATCTTCTGACGATCATGAAGTCGGCCGAGGCGGGCGTCCATTTTGTTGCAGCCGACATCTATGACGGCGCCGAAACCGGGGAAAAGGTTTATGCCACGACGACGGTGATCGGTGCCAAAGCCGTCAACGACGCAAAAACCGATGCTGACCACGTGGATGCACCGCTGTCCGGCAAGGGCTACTGGCCCGTTACCGTCGCCTACTTCGACCCGAGTGCCGAAGACGCAAGTGGAGAGCTTCTGCCGGTCTATCAGCTGTCATTCTGGCTGTATGAAAACGGCATCAGCGGACACCTGAAGCTCGACTACGGCGATTTCACCATCCAAGGCAAGATGGCATCGCTGGAGCTTTACGATGAGACCGAGTGCCCGCAGCAGTAA
- a CDS encoding RidA family protein: MSSAIEARLNELGITLPEAAAPAANYVPFLQTGNQLFVSGQLPMAGGKLQISGKLGDGLGIDEGKAAAKLCAINLLAQAKAATGNLDKVARLVKIVGFVNSTAEFVDQPQVINGASDFLVEAMGEKGRHARSAVSAASLPFGAAVEIEAIFEIED, encoded by the coding sequence ATGAGCAGCGCGATCGAAGCCCGGCTGAACGAACTTGGCATCACCCTTCCGGAAGCGGCGGCACCCGCGGCCAACTACGTGCCTTTCCTGCAGACCGGCAATCAGCTGTTCGTTTCCGGCCAGTTGCCGATGGCAGGCGGCAAGCTTCAGATCTCCGGCAAGCTGGGTGACGGTCTGGGCATCGATGAAGGCAAGGCCGCTGCCAAGCTGTGCGCCATCAACCTGCTTGCTCAGGCTAAGGCTGCCACCGGAAATCTCGACAAGGTTGCCCGACTGGTGAAGATCGTCGGCTTCGTGAACTCCACGGCCGAATTCGTCGACCAGCCGCAGGTCATCAACGGCGCATCCGACTTCCTGGTAGAAGCGATGGGCGAAAAGGGCCGCCATGCGCGCTCCGCCGTCAGCGCCGCGTCCCTGCCCTTCGGTGCTGCTGTCGAGATCGAAGCGATTTTCGAAATCGAAGACTGA
- a CDS encoding glycerophosphodiester phosphodiesterase family protein, which produces MTPELEAIFARPIAHRGYHDADNGVIENTPTAIQHAIDKNFAIEVDVQETADGEALVFHDYTLERLAEGTGRVIDLAASELTSIHMKTGTDKLWLLKDLFDLVDGRVPLVVEIKSLMRRDAQMDFVRHVTDQVAGYKGPACIKSFDPDMLSIAKARNASVLRGIVADGAEPGPDYARYSRVDRFILRHILHAPRTRPHFISYGVKDLPKAGPSLLRSVFKVPLMSWTVRTTEQREKADRYADQIVFEGFDPDRSAARSL; this is translated from the coding sequence ATGACACCGGAACTCGAAGCCATCTTCGCCCGCCCGATCGCCCATCGGGGTTATCACGATGCCGACAACGGCGTCATTGAGAACACGCCTACCGCAATTCAGCATGCGATCGACAAAAATTTCGCGATCGAGGTGGATGTTCAGGAAACGGCAGACGGCGAAGCTCTTGTGTTCCATGACTACACGCTGGAGCGCCTTGCGGAGGGAACCGGCAGGGTTATCGATCTGGCCGCATCCGAGCTCACCAGCATTCACATGAAGACCGGCACAGACAAGCTCTGGCTCCTGAAGGATCTGTTCGATCTTGTCGACGGCCGCGTCCCGCTGGTGGTCGAGATCAAGTCGTTGATGCGCCGTGATGCGCAAATGGACTTTGTCCGGCACGTGACGGACCAGGTGGCGGGCTATAAGGGCCCTGCATGCATCAAGTCATTCGATCCGGACATGTTGTCCATAGCAAAGGCACGCAACGCCTCGGTGCTGCGCGGTATCGTCGCCGACGGCGCCGAGCCCGGACCTGACTATGCCCGCTACAGCCGTGTCGACCGGTTCATCCTGCGCCATATCCTGCATGCACCGCGCACGCGCCCGCATTTCATTTCCTACGGTGTCAAGGACCTGCCAAAGGCCGGACCCAGTCTGCTGCGCTCTGTGTTCAAGGTGCCGCTGATGTCCTGGACGGTGAGGACCACCGAACAACGTGAAAAGGCTGATCGCTACGCAGACCAGATCGTTTTCGAGGGCTTTGATCCGGACAGGAGCGCAGCCCGTTCCCTTTAG